The following are from one region of the Paenibacillus sabinae T27 genome:
- a CDS encoding DMT family transporter encodes MSRKDLSALLLLALVWGASFLFMRIASPVFGPVVTTGLRVAIAAGALLLYAALTRSPIGLRKRWKPFLLLGGLNAALPFSLICAAELHLSASLAAILNATTPIFAALAAWGTGGERPGLTKAAGLVLGLVGVGILVGWSPEPMDKTMLYSVLFSLGAALAYGFGGLYAARVGKGVPPLTLAIGQQLGATVWLLPLVAVFPPPERPTMAAALSVLCLSLVCTAFAYLLYFRLIASVGAVKTVSVTFLVPVFGLVWGVIFLHEPVYLNTVAGLAIILLSIVLIGGRVRKAVEQKGTSARHLAKAESEMRSYKN; translated from the coding sequence ATGAGCAGAAAAGATTTGTCCGCGCTGCTGCTGCTGGCTCTCGTTTGGGGCGCCTCCTTTCTGTTTATGCGCATCGCCTCGCCGGTCTTCGGCCCGGTCGTGACGACCGGTCTTCGGGTCGCTATCGCGGCCGGCGCCCTGCTGCTGTACGCCGCGCTTACGCGCAGCCCCATCGGGTTGCGCAAGCGCTGGAAGCCGTTTCTGCTGCTGGGCGGGTTGAACGCCGCGCTGCCGTTCTCGCTCATCTGCGCGGCGGAGCTGCATCTGAGCGCTTCCCTGGCCGCGATCCTGAATGCGACCACGCCGATCTTTGCCGCCCTGGCGGCCTGGGGCACCGGCGGGGAGAGACCCGGCCTTACCAAGGCGGCGGGACTTGTTCTGGGGCTGGTCGGCGTTGGAATTCTGGTCGGCTGGAGCCCCGAGCCGATGGACAAAACGATGCTGTATTCCGTATTATTCTCGCTCGGAGCCGCGCTGGCCTATGGCTTCGGGGGCCTATACGCCGCCCGGGTCGGCAAGGGAGTACCGCCGCTGACACTGGCCATCGGCCAGCAGCTTGGAGCGACTGTCTGGCTGCTGCCGCTGGTCGCGGTGTTTCCTCCGCCAGAGCGGCCTACGATGGCGGCGGCACTGTCGGTGCTCTGCCTTTCGCTCGTATGCACCGCCTTTGCCTACCTGCTGTATTTCCGGCTGATCGCAAGTGTGGGTGCGGTCAAGACGGTGAGCGTCACCTTTCTGGTCCCGGTGTTCGGATTGGTCTGGGGCGTCATTTTTCTGCATGAACCGGTCTATCTGAATACAGTCGCCGGTTTGGCGATCATTCTGCTGAGCATTGTGCTGATTGGCGGGCGGGTTAGGAAAGCCGTGGAGCAAAAAGGGACTTCGGCGCGTCATCTTGCAAAGGCCGAAAGTGAAATGCGGAGTTATAAGAACTGA
- a CDS encoding multidrug effflux MFS transporter, which translates to MDITSKVNGLEPADIRSSRKLRIQLAVILGAVATIGPLSIDMYLPALPGLGRSFGASPALVQLSLSCFLIGLALGQLLSGPLSDVYGRRRPLMIGMAVYALSSLLCAFSPSIGFLVVMRLIQGLSGSVGVVISRAAVRDLFSGSELTRFFALLMVINGLGPIAAPVIGGQMLRFTTWQGVFFVLFAAGVLFCLTIWLRLPETLPPDRRSKGGLKETLTTFGKLLRNPGFMGYVLSQSFVFGAMFAYISGSSFVLQNMFGVSPQMYSLIFAVNGLGIIIAGQAAGRLSGRVGERGVLIWGLIQCLAGGLLLLYSILTEGGLLLLLIGLFAVVSSVGLVGTTTFSLAMQDQGENAGSASALLGLLPLLMGGLVSPLVGLGGGETALPMGTVIAGASLCSVLSYTLLARRKERRS; encoded by the coding sequence ATGGATATAACCTCTAAAGTAAACGGCCTTGAACCGGCCGACATCCGGTCTTCCCGGAAGCTGAGAATTCAATTGGCCGTGATTCTGGGCGCCGTCGCCACGATCGGCCCGCTGTCGATCGACATGTATTTGCCCGCGCTTCCCGGGCTGGGGAGATCGTTCGGGGCTTCGCCCGCGCTCGTTCAGCTCAGCCTGAGCTGCTTTCTGATCGGCCTGGCGCTCGGGCAGCTGCTATCGGGGCCGCTGAGCGATGTGTACGGACGCCGCCGCCCGCTGATGATCGGCATGGCGGTATATGCCCTGTCCTCGCTGCTCTGCGCGTTTAGCCCTTCCATCGGATTTCTGGTCGTGATGCGCCTGATCCAGGGACTGTCCGGCTCGGTGGGAGTCGTCATTTCACGCGCCGCCGTACGCGATTTATTCTCCGGTTCCGAACTGACCCGGTTCTTCGCGCTGCTGATGGTCATTAACGGCCTGGGGCCGATCGCGGCTCCGGTAATTGGCGGGCAGATGCTGCGGTTTACAACATGGCAGGGTGTTTTTTTCGTGCTGTTCGCTGCCGGCGTTCTTTTTTGCCTGACGATCTGGCTGCGCCTGCCGGAGACTCTGCCGCCGGACCGACGTTCCAAGGGCGGGCTTAAGGAAACGCTAACGACCTTTGGGAAGCTGCTGCGCAATCCCGGGTTTATGGGGTATGTCTTGTCGCAAAGCTTTGTCTTCGGGGCGATGTTCGCCTACATTTCGGGCTCATCCTTCGTGCTGCAAAATATGTTCGGCGTATCTCCGCAAATGTACAGCCTGATCTTTGCCGTGAACGGTCTCGGCATCATCATTGCCGGGCAAGCCGCCGGCCGTCTGTCGGGACGGGTCGGGGAGAGAGGCGTCCTTATATGGGGACTTATTCAATGCTTAGCGGGCGGTCTGCTCCTGCTGTATTCGATTTTGACCGAAGGCGGACTTCTTCTGCTGCTGATTGGGTTGTTCGCTGTCGTATCCAGCGTGGGACTCGTGGGGACGACCACCTTCTCGCTGGCGATGCAGGATCAGGGGGAGAACGCGGGCAGCGCATCGGCGCTGCTGGGTCTGCTTCCGCTTCTTATGGGCGGACTGGTGTCCCCGCTGGTAGGCCTGGGAGGCGGAGAAACGGCGCTGCCGATGGGAACGGTAATCGCGGGCGCAAGTCTGTGCTCCGTCCTGTCGTACACTCTGCTGGCAAGAAGGAAGGAGCGCAGATCATGA